In the genome of Pseudomonas sp. HS6, one region contains:
- a CDS encoding hemolysin family protein → MDPSPGLSLATIFADFGMILFALILVLLNGFFVAAEFAMVKLRSTRVEAIADQNGWRGHILRTVHSQLDAYLSACQLGITLASLGLGWVGEPAFAHILEPLLSAVGVQSPEVVKGISFFTAFFIISYLHIVVGELAPKSWAIRKPELLSLWTAVPLYLFYWAMYPAIYLLNASANTILRIAGQGEPGPHHEHHYSREELKLILHSSRGQDPSDQGMRVLASAVEMGELEVVDWANSREDLITLEFNAPLKEILAMFRRHKFSRYPVYDSERQEFVGLLHIKDLLLELAALDHIPESFNLAELTRPLERVSRHMPLSQLLEQFRKGGSHFAVVEEADGNIIGYLTMEDVLEVLVGDIQDEHRKAERGILAYQPGKLLVRGDTPLFKVERLLGIDLDHIEAETLAGLIYETLKRVPEEEEVLEVEGLRIIIKKMKGPKIILAKVLMLD, encoded by the coding sequence ATGGACCCTTCCCCTGGCTTGTCCCTCGCAACAATTTTCGCCGATTTCGGCATGATTCTTTTCGCTCTGATCCTGGTTTTGCTCAACGGCTTCTTCGTTGCGGCGGAATTCGCCATGGTCAAACTGCGCTCGACCCGGGTCGAAGCCATCGCCGATCAGAACGGCTGGCGCGGGCACATCCTGCGCACCGTGCACAGTCAGCTCGATGCTTACCTCTCGGCGTGCCAGCTCGGTATCACCCTCGCCTCCCTCGGCCTGGGCTGGGTCGGTGAGCCGGCGTTCGCGCACATTCTCGAGCCGCTGCTGAGTGCGGTCGGCGTGCAGTCGCCCGAAGTCGTCAAAGGCATCTCGTTCTTCACCGCGTTCTTCATCATTTCCTACCTGCACATCGTGGTCGGCGAGCTCGCACCCAAATCCTGGGCGATCCGCAAACCCGAGTTGCTGTCGCTGTGGACGGCGGTGCCGCTGTACCTGTTCTACTGGGCCATGTACCCGGCGATCTATCTGCTCAACGCCAGCGCCAACACCATCCTGCGCATCGCGGGGCAAGGTGAACCCGGCCCGCATCACGAGCACCATTACAGCCGCGAAGAACTGAAACTGATCCTGCACTCCAGCCGTGGCCAGGACCCGAGCGACCAAGGCATGCGCGTGCTGGCCTCGGCGGTGGAAATGGGCGAGCTGGAAGTGGTCGACTGGGCCAACTCCCGGGAAGACCTGATCACCCTCGAGTTCAACGCCCCGTTGAAAGAAATCCTGGCGATGTTCCGTCGCCACAAGTTCAGCCGTTATCCGGTGTACGACAGCGAGCGCCAGGAGTTCGTCGGCCTGCTGCACATCAAGGATCTGCTGCTGGAACTGGCGGCGCTGGATCACATCCCCGAGTCGTTCAACCTCGCCGAACTGACCCGCCCGCTGGAACGCGTGTCGCGGCACATGCCGCTGTCGCAGCTGCTTGAGCAGTTCCGCAAGGGCGGCTCGCACTTCGCCGTGGTTGAAGAAGCCGACGGCAACATCATCGGCTACCTGACCATGGAAGACGTGCTGGAAGTGCTGGTCGGCGACATCCAGGACGAGCACCGCAAGGCCGAGCGCGGCATCCTCGCCTACCAGCCGGGCAAGTTGCTGGTACGGGGCGATACACCGCTGTTCAAAGTCGAGCGCCTGCTGGGTATCGATCTGGATCACATCGAAGCCGAAACCCTCGCCGGGCTGATCTACGAAACCCTGAAACGGGTGCCGGAAGAGGAAGAAGTGCTGGAAGTCGAAGGTCTGCGGATCATCATCAAGAAGATGAAAGGCCCGAAGATCATTCTGGCCAAGGTGCTGATGCTCGACTGA
- a CDS encoding M23 family metallopeptidase: MPLRLLFFCGLFMASTSTVAMTIYKSTDANGVVSYSDRPSKGSQVFVFQDRMVERLERQVYLDIKKQKGTDVVFVRNDLYAPVEVALAFTGMSNVRGAPTETIRRVLPARSNTRLALLTAVSGGKPLVYTPMFQYSLGDPAGAAQSYRYPFPWRGGPFRLSQGANGDYSHFGPKNKYAMDIAMPVGTPIIAARAGVVVKTENSQNGRGTDPSGNFVRVLHDDGTMGVYLHLKQGSVSVREGQRVAVGSPLALSGNTGNSSGPHLHFVVQRNTGGGLVSIPYQFNQPLGALPNFALGKR; the protein is encoded by the coding sequence ATGCCCCTGCGCCTGCTGTTTTTCTGTGGTCTGTTCATGGCCTCCACCTCGACTGTGGCCATGACGATCTACAAATCCACCGATGCCAACGGAGTGGTTTCGTACAGCGACCGTCCGAGCAAAGGCTCACAGGTGTTCGTGTTTCAGGACCGTATGGTCGAGAGGCTCGAGCGCCAGGTCTACCTCGACATCAAGAAGCAGAAGGGCACGGACGTGGTGTTCGTGCGCAACGACCTGTATGCGCCGGTCGAGGTTGCACTGGCGTTTACCGGGATGAGCAACGTGCGTGGCGCACCGACGGAAACGATCCGCCGGGTGCTGCCGGCGCGCAGCAACACGCGGCTGGCGTTGCTGACGGCGGTGTCCGGTGGCAAGCCGCTGGTGTACACCCCGATGTTCCAGTATTCCCTCGGCGACCCGGCTGGCGCCGCTCAGAGCTATCGCTATCCGTTTCCGTGGCGGGGCGGGCCGTTCCGTCTGAGTCAGGGCGCCAATGGCGACTACAGCCACTTCGGACCGAAGAACAAGTACGCGATGGACATCGCCATGCCCGTCGGCACGCCGATCATCGCGGCGCGGGCCGGCGTGGTGGTGAAGACCGAGAATTCGCAGAACGGGCGCGGCACCGATCCTTCCGGCAATTTCGTGCGGGTGCTGCACGACGACGGCACGATGGGCGTGTACCTGCACCTCAAGCAAGGGTCGGTGAGTGTACGGGAAGGTCAGCGCGTGGCGGTGGGCAGTCCGCTGGCGCTGTCCGGCAATACGGGCAATAGCAGCGGCCCGCATCTGCACTTCGTGGTGCAGCGCAATACAGGAGGGGGGCTGGTATCGATTCCGTATCAGTTCAACCAGCCGCTGGGGGCGTTGCCCAACTTTGCGTTGGGCAAGCGATAA